A stretch of the Porifericola rhodea genome encodes the following:
- the porQ gene encoding type IX secretion system protein PorQ gives MRYFLTCILFFFFEQSLLAQLAKPYAFDFLNLSASARQTALGGVLSTVSIDSSAADTYVWLSNPATNHTGLHQKLSLSYQPYYADIHASSLTYSRTIGKGGSWGVGIKYVSYGEMDSYDLTGYPFGSFSSQEYAISFNRSHQSGPFRIGLNAKWIASDLANYHASAILFDVGGMFIHPEHDFTLGLSLNNVGLLLNDYTSFTQSRMPSDLRLSAAFKPTYMPFRFYVSAYQLINHYEAYYQQDNNEKPGYVNKILRHMSFGGELLLSKNFQVQVGYNSLKRSTLQLEQLSGGAGLSFGFTLRLRFLQLDYARAFYHVAGGFNHFTLNMNLDRLNFKRN, from the coding sequence ATGCGCTACTTTTTGACATGTATACTGTTTTTTTTCTTTGAACAAAGCCTGCTGGCGCAGCTGGCCAAGCCTTATGCGTTTGATTTTCTTAACCTTTCGGCCAGTGCGAGACAGACTGCCCTGGGAGGTGTATTAAGCACTGTTTCTATAGACTCTTCTGCTGCTGATACTTACGTCTGGTTGAGCAATCCCGCGACTAACCATACCGGCTTGCATCAAAAGCTGAGTCTAAGCTACCAACCCTATTATGCAGATATCCATGCCAGTAGCCTGACATATAGCAGAACAATTGGTAAAGGTGGCAGCTGGGGAGTTGGTATCAAGTACGTCAGTTATGGTGAAATGGATAGCTATGATCTAACGGGCTATCCTTTTGGTAGCTTTTCTTCTCAGGAGTATGCCATCTCTTTTAACCGAAGCCATCAGTCTGGGCCTTTCAGGATCGGCCTTAACGCAAAATGGATAGCCTCTGACCTGGCTAATTATCATGCTTCCGCCATACTGTTTGATGTAGGTGGGATGTTTATCCACCCTGAGCATGATTTTACTTTGGGGCTATCGCTTAATAATGTAGGGCTGCTGTTAAACGACTATACCTCTTTTACACAAAGTCGTATGCCCAGCGACCTTCGGTTAAGCGCAGCTTTTAAGCCTACCTATATGCCTTTTCGCTTTTATGTGTCTGCTTATCAGTTAATTAACCATTATGAAGCCTACTACCAGCAGGATAACAATGAAAAGCCAGGATACGTTAACAAGATATTAAGACATATGAGTTTTGGTGGAGAACTCCTCTTGAGCAAAAACTTTCAGGTGCAAGTGGGATATAATTCTCTCAAAAGAAGTACGCTACAGCTTGAACAATTGTCTGGCGGAGCAGGATTATCCTTTGGGTTTACGCTTCGCCTGCGTTTTTTACAATTGGACTACGCCCGTGCGTTTTACCATGTGGCAGGCGGCTTCAACCACTTTACACTAAATATGAATCTTGACCGACTTAATTTTAAACGAAACTAG
- a CDS encoding DUF72 domain-containing protein, with the protein MEFGKLSEIENIDFSLPADAIRNGRMLKEKGNQDPTKIYVGMARWGERKLVGRLYPKATPSKDYLYHYSRQFNTIEMNTTHYRIPTKDMVAHWLDKSTDTFKFCPKIPQIISHSADYGAHAQAVEAFYQALYAFGSQLGLPFMQLPPTLEPFRQGKAFFDFLSQWPHDLPLAIELRHPAWFNDERIRERAYDLLEEYQLSTVITDTAGRRDVIHMQLTFPSVMVRFVGNSLHSTDYSRIDEWVKRLGVWLSQGLDELYFIVHQPEDLLCIDLAIYFIQRMNEKYQLNIPLPKLLSEGVQQSLF; encoded by the coding sequence ATGGAATTTGGTAAGCTGTCAGAAATAGAAAATATAGATTTTAGCCTTCCGGCAGATGCAATACGCAATGGCCGGATGCTAAAAGAGAAGGGGAATCAGGATCCTACAAAAATATATGTGGGTATGGCCCGCTGGGGAGAAAGAAAGCTGGTAGGCAGATTATACCCCAAAGCTACACCTTCTAAAGACTACCTGTACCATTACAGCCGGCAGTTTAACACCATTGAAATGAATACTACACACTACCGTATTCCTACGAAAGACATGGTAGCACATTGGCTGGATAAAAGTACTGATACTTTTAAGTTTTGCCCAAAGATACCACAGATTATTAGCCACAGTGCTGACTATGGAGCGCATGCCCAGGCAGTTGAAGCCTTTTATCAGGCGCTTTATGCCTTTGGCTCTCAGCTGGGCCTCCCTTTTATGCAGCTTCCTCCTACGCTTGAGCCTTTCAGACAGGGAAAAGCATTCTTTGATTTTTTATCCCAATGGCCCCATGATTTGCCCCTTGCTATAGAATTACGCCACCCCGCCTGGTTTAATGACGAACGCATAAGAGAGCGAGCGTATGATTTGTTAGAAGAGTATCAGCTCAGTACCGTGATTACTGATACCGCTGGCCGAAGAGATGTCATACACATGCAGTTGACCTTCCCTAGTGTAATGGTCCGCTTCGTAGGCAACTCACTTCACTCTACTGATTATAGCCGTATAGATGAATGGGTAAAGCGGCTGGGTGTATGGCTGAGTCAGGGGCTGGATGAGTTGTATTTCATTGTCCACCAGCCTGAAGACCTGCTCTGTATAGATTTAGCTATCTATTTTATTCAGCGAATGAACGAGAAGTACCAACTGAATATTCCTTTACCTAAACTGCTAAGCGAAGGTGTACAACAAAGCCTGTTTTAA
- a CDS encoding 3D domain-containing protein: MISKNLPNGFILCALSLLILSACAETKEVEVTATAYNSVEVQTKKGDPATAAWGDKLKPGMKTIAVSRDLLKQEGFEHNTKVKIEGLSGTYRVLDKMNRRWEKRIDIYMGNNVEKALDFGKQEVVISWKVD; the protein is encoded by the coding sequence ATGATCTCAAAAAATTTACCCAACGGATTTATACTTTGTGCTTTGAGCCTATTGATTCTATCGGCCTGTGCAGAAACAAAAGAGGTAGAAGTAACAGCTACCGCCTACAATTCGGTAGAAGTACAAACTAAAAAAGGCGACCCTGCCACAGCGGCTTGGGGCGATAAGCTAAAACCAGGCATGAAGACCATTGCGGTGTCTCGTGACCTGCTTAAGCAGGAAGGTTTTGAGCACAATACTAAAGTTAAAATTGAAGGTCTATCGGGCACCTATAGGGTACTGGATAAAATGAACAGACGCTGGGAAAAGCGTATTGATATTTATATGGGCAACAATGTAGAAAAAGCTCTTGACTTTGGTAAACAGGAAGTTGTTATCAGCTGGAAGGTAGATTAA
- a CDS encoding TonB-dependent receptor family protein → MKNYLLLSLFLLCTSTLLFAQEDSLETKLLNEVTVIGYDANRKLLQTPGAVALITSQQIRAFDEISALPSMNLIPGVRMEERSPGSYRIAVRGSTLRAPFGVRNIKVYWNNIPFTEPSGSTNFNLLDISNLGKIEVIKGPAGSIYGAGTGGVVNIQSASPRLQEDYIGAEAMIGSYGLKRYATTVNEVTENATYTFKYAHQQSDGYRNHTEFDRDVIELHAKFQASEKREISASFLYSDLFYEIPGGLNEEQYNENPRQARPSNPFALGSEESEAGIDQEYVLFGLSQDYQWNDKLSNLTTIYGDFSFFENPFNLDYKRDSRMAGGGRTRFDYQSHLFGLDTRFTLGGEFQTGTNVARNFANDYGKPGALNFDDELKSYQSIVFGRAELELPHDFFLTLGLSRNSLEYDINRLVDNNLDSAYQVEKTFDPVWVPRVGLAKQFNRIAAHASISYGFSPPTIEDVRTNEGSINLGLKPEKGINYELGLRGNTLNGKLNFDVSAFYFQLDETIVQQQSERGTVLFTNTGSTDQKGLETAFTYFALQENAGFIKDLDFQLSYTLHDFTFNNYTKFVGDELQDYSGNELTGVARNIAVFATTLQTNVGVYLNGSINFTDEIPLDDANSVYSEAYELVLLKLGYRAPLSDKLELEIFGGVNNLLDQKYSLGNDLNAFGGRYYQPAPDRNYYAGLKVHLNY, encoded by the coding sequence ATGAAAAACTACCTACTGTTAAGCCTGTTTTTATTGTGTACTTCTACTTTACTTTTTGCTCAAGAAGATAGCCTGGAGACTAAATTACTAAATGAGGTTACTGTAATTGGTTACGATGCCAACCGCAAGTTACTGCAAACCCCGGGTGCAGTTGCTTTGATTACCTCCCAACAAATCAGAGCTTTTGATGAAATATCGGCTCTTCCTTCTATGAACCTGATACCGGGCGTACGTATGGAAGAGAGATCTCCGGGCAGCTATCGCATAGCAGTACGCGGAAGTACCCTAAGAGCACCTTTTGGTGTCAGAAATATTAAAGTTTACTGGAACAACATCCCTTTCACCGAGCCATCTGGCAGTACTAATTTCAATCTGCTTGATATCTCCAACCTGGGCAAGATTGAAGTGATAAAAGGCCCTGCCGGGAGCATCTACGGTGCCGGTACCGGAGGGGTCGTAAATATACAGAGTGCCAGCCCCAGGCTGCAAGAAGACTACATAGGCGCGGAAGCGATGATAGGTTCTTACGGGCTAAAGCGCTATGCCACCACCGTAAACGAAGTTACTGAAAATGCTACTTACACCTTTAAGTATGCTCATCAGCAATCTGATGGCTACCGCAACCATACCGAATTTGATAGAGATGTAATTGAGTTGCATGCTAAATTTCAGGCTTCAGAAAAACGAGAGATTAGTGCCAGCTTTTTGTATTCTGACCTTTTCTACGAAATACCCGGCGGACTAAACGAAGAGCAGTATAATGAAAACCCTCGCCAGGCTCGCCCTTCTAATCCTTTTGCTTTGGGTAGCGAGGAATCAGAAGCAGGCATAGACCAGGAGTATGTGCTGTTTGGATTAAGCCAGGACTATCAGTGGAATGATAAGCTCAGCAACCTGACTACCATATATGGTGACTTTAGTTTTTTTGAGAATCCCTTTAACCTGGATTACAAAAGAGACAGCCGAATGGCTGGAGGCGGACGTACCCGCTTTGACTATCAGAGCCATCTGTTTGGTCTGGATACACGCTTTACTTTAGGAGGTGAGTTTCAGACAGGTACCAATGTAGCACGCAACTTCGCGAACGACTACGGCAAACCCGGAGCACTTAACTTTGATGATGAACTTAAAAGTTATCAATCCATTGTTTTTGGTAGAGCAGAGCTGGAATTACCTCATGACTTTTTCCTTACATTAGGCCTTAGTCGTAATTCACTTGAATATGACATCAACCGTTTGGTAGACAACAATCTGGACTCTGCCTATCAGGTTGAAAAAACGTTTGACCCAGTATGGGTTCCACGTGTTGGATTAGCCAAACAGTTTAACCGAATTGCCGCACATGCCAGCATCAGCTACGGCTTCTCTCCTCCTACTATTGAAGATGTGCGCACCAATGAGGGTAGCATCAACCTGGGACTGAAGCCCGAAAAAGGAATTAACTATGAGCTAGGCCTAAGAGGTAATACTCTTAACGGTAAGCTCAACTTTGACGTTAGCGCTTTTTATTTTCAGCTAGACGAAACTATCGTACAGCAGCAGTCAGAACGAGGCACTGTATTGTTTACCAATACAGGTTCTACTGACCAGAAGGGTTTAGAAACTGCTTTTACCTATTTCGCCTTGCAGGAAAACGCAGGCTTCATTAAAGACCTTGATTTTCAGCTTTCTTATACCCTGCATGACTTTACTTTTAACAATTACACCAAATTTGTAGGCGATGAGTTGCAGGATTACTCAGGAAACGAACTAACAGGGGTAGCCAGAAACATAGCCGTATTTGCCACGACTTTACAAACAAATGTAGGCGTTTACCTGAATGGCTCTATCAATTTTACTGATGAAATACCTTTGGATGATGCCAATAGCGTTTACTCAGAGGCTTACGAGCTGGTACTGCTCAAACTAGGTTATCGCGCTCCTTTGAGTGATAAGCTGGAGCTTGAAATCTTCGGTGGAGTCAACAACTTGCTAGACCAGAAATATAGCCTGGGTAATGACCTTAATGCTTTTGGTGGTAGATACTATCAACCAGCGCCTGATAGAAATTACTATGCAGGTTTAAAAGTACACCTGAACTATTAA
- a CDS encoding TonB-dependent receptor plug domain-containing protein → MKERLLFLTALMLLPFLISAQTLSVKDYDSGKPIANVVVYSNDKKAYGQTDINGEIEFSSFKNTDSLVFQHPAYQSARYRKEKIEAQDYSIYLREKIIHMDEALIMINRWEQKKEEIPHQLISIHPESIALQNPQTAADLLAQSGQIFVQKSQLGGGSPMIRGFAANSVLIVVDGVRMNNAIFRSGNLQNVINLDPNVIGEAEVVFGPGSVIYGSDALGGVMDFHTRMPEFTESDKLAFNAEAMSRYSSANQEKTLHANVSLKGKRLSSLSSFTYSNFGDLRAGANRPESYPDFGKRYQYVIPAHNEDSLVRNPDVNVQAPSGYSQFNLMQKIRTKLSNKTELVYNFLYSTTSDIPRYDRLIVNNDEGLPEDAEWYYGPQDWMMHSLRLGLYQHTIWYDEAKLTTAFQTFEESRNDRGFGSDRLRTRTENVNAYTLNLDADKKLNENNQLFYGAELVYNTVASEAYRKNITSHEVTATATRYPDGGGNYLSAAAYLNYRWNFDPRFTLNTGLRYSYIKLNTQFEDKSFYDFPYDEIEVNTAALSGSAGLVYRPNSSWQLNLLLSSGFRAPNVDDVGKVFDSEPGNVVVPNPQLSSEYSYNLEIGTSKQLEDKLKLEATVFYSQLRDAMVRRNFSFNGQDSIMYDGELSRVQALVNAGQAYVYGMSINAVYQIFSAVSLQTSLNYTSGRDQEEDAALRHAAPLFGQTTLSYQKKKLKSSFIVRYNGGLSFDNLAPSEQNKPHLYTEDGALAWYTLNLIGSYQFNDHLLISGGLENILDKHYWPYSSGIAAPGRNLIVSLRAKF, encoded by the coding sequence ATGAAAGAAAGACTTTTGTTTTTGACAGCACTGATGCTGCTGCCATTTTTAATTAGTGCACAAACCCTAAGTGTAAAAGACTATGATAGTGGTAAACCTATTGCTAACGTGGTTGTATACTCTAATGATAAGAAGGCTTACGGACAAACTGATATAAATGGTGAAATAGAGTTCTCATCATTTAAAAATACAGATTCTCTAGTATTCCAACATCCCGCATACCAGTCTGCCAGGTACAGAAAGGAGAAAATTGAAGCGCAGGATTATAGTATATACCTGAGAGAAAAAATTATACATATGGATGAGGCCTTAATTATGATTAACCGTTGGGAGCAGAAGAAAGAAGAAATTCCTCACCAACTCATTAGTATACACCCAGAATCTATTGCTTTGCAAAACCCTCAGACCGCTGCAGACCTGCTAGCACAAAGCGGACAGATTTTCGTTCAGAAGAGCCAGCTTGGAGGTGGTAGCCCAATGATTAGAGGTTTCGCAGCCAATTCAGTACTGATTGTGGTAGATGGTGTAAGAATGAACAATGCTATCTTTCGTAGCGGCAACCTGCAAAATGTGATTAACCTTGACCCTAATGTAATTGGTGAAGCAGAAGTAGTTTTTGGTCCCGGCTCTGTTATTTACGGTAGCGATGCTCTCGGAGGTGTTATGGATTTTCACACTCGTATGCCTGAATTTACCGAGAGTGATAAGTTGGCATTTAATGCTGAGGCTATGAGCAGGTACTCTTCTGCTAATCAGGAGAAGACGCTTCATGCTAATGTGAGTCTAAAAGGAAAGAGATTGAGTTCGCTATCTTCTTTTACCTACAGCAATTTTGGTGACCTGAGGGCTGGCGCGAATCGTCCGGAAAGCTATCCGGATTTTGGCAAACGCTATCAGTATGTGATTCCTGCCCATAACGAAGACTCTTTGGTTCGCAATCCAGATGTAAATGTGCAGGCTCCTTCCGGCTACAGTCAATTCAATCTGATGCAAAAAATCAGGACTAAGCTGAGCAATAAGACTGAGTTGGTGTATAATTTTCTGTACAGCACTACCTCAGATATTCCACGCTACGACCGCCTGATTGTAAATAATGATGAAGGTTTGCCTGAAGATGCCGAATGGTACTACGGCCCTCAGGATTGGATGATGCATTCATTACGACTGGGGCTTTATCAGCATACCATTTGGTACGACGAAGCTAAGCTCACTACTGCTTTTCAAACCTTTGAAGAAAGCCGAAACGACCGTGGGTTTGGGAGTGATAGGCTCAGAACTCGTACAGAAAACGTAAATGCGTATACTTTAAACCTGGATGCAGATAAGAAATTAAACGAAAACAATCAGCTTTTTTACGGTGCAGAGCTGGTCTACAATACTGTTGCTTCTGAAGCTTATCGTAAAAATATAACAAGCCACGAAGTTACGGCTACTGCAACCCGCTACCCCGACGGAGGAGGTAATTACCTTAGTGCTGCAGCTTACCTTAACTATCGCTGGAATTTTGATCCCAGATTCACACTCAATACGGGGCTGCGCTATAGCTATATTAAGCTGAATACTCAATTTGAAGATAAAAGCTTTTATGATTTTCCGTACGACGAAATTGAGGTGAACACCGCGGCCTTAAGTGGTAGTGCGGGGCTGGTATATCGTCCAAACAGTAGCTGGCAATTGAATCTCCTATTATCGTCAGGTTTCAGAGCGCCTAATGTAGATGATGTAGGTAAGGTGTTTGATTCTGAGCCGGGTAATGTGGTGGTTCCGAACCCCCAGCTTTCTTCTGAATACAGTTATAATCTGGAAATTGGTACAAGCAAGCAACTGGAAGACAAACTTAAACTGGAAGCTACTGTTTTCTACTCACAGCTTCGTGATGCTATGGTAAGACGTAACTTCAGCTTTAACGGACAGGATAGCATAATGTATGATGGTGAGCTAAGTCGTGTACAGGCCCTTGTAAATGCCGGACAGGCTTATGTGTATGGTATGAGTATTAATGCTGTCTATCAAATCTTTTCTGCTGTTAGTTTACAAACTTCCCTTAACTATACCAGCGGTCGCGATCAGGAAGAAGATGCGGCTCTCCGCCATGCCGCTCCGCTTTTTGGACAGACAACATTAAGCTATCAGAAGAAAAAACTTAAATCATCTTTTATTGTAAGATATAACGGAGGGCTAAGCTTTGATAACCTGGCGCCTTCAGAACAAAATAAGCCCCACCTTTATACTGAAGATGGGGCTTTAGCCTGGTATACTTTAAATCTAATCGGCAGTTATCAATTTAACGATCATTTGCTAATTAGTGGAGGACTTGAGAATATACTGGACAAACATTACTGGCCATACTCTTCAGGTATTGCTGCTCCAGGTAGAAACCTGATCGTGTCCCTGAGAGCCAAGTTTTAA